In Acropora muricata isolate sample 2 chromosome 11, ASM3666990v1, whole genome shotgun sequence, one DNA window encodes the following:
- the LOC136889000 gene encoding inhibitor of growth protein 1-like translates to MSASLTDARENCGKFSVHFLGCYAVEMTSNDSAVSATAIYVENYLECVESLPDDMQRNISQMRELDLHYRERLKEIERHINNYFKEKDPSARRKWLVQIQRRLVRSQEYGDDKLQLVGNMIDLVDTRTRQIEVDVENLDTCRNEDLPPLLKQEAQPAILDEHHAKPTEKTKRNRRQRNHDKHERDSEGRGGPSGATGSESVKPVKKKAKTSRKGKSKNQGSPTPEFPIDPNEPTYCLCNQVSFGEMIGCDNDECPIEWFHFQCVGLTTKPKGKWYCPKCIPPERKRERSCLR, encoded by the exons atgagc GCGTCCCTTACCGATGCGAGAGAGAACTGCGGGAAATTTTCTGTTCATTTTTTGGGTTGTTATGCCGTAGAAATGACG TCCAACGACTCTGCAGTTTCTGCCACAGCGATTTACGTCGAGAACTATTTGGAAT GTGTGGAATCTCTGCCTGATGACATGCAAAGAAACATATCTCAGATGAGAGAGCTGGATCTTCACTACCGAG AGAGGTTGAAAGAAATTGAGAGACACATTAATaattacttcaaggaaaaggaTCCCTCAGCAAGGAGAAAATGGTTGGTTCAGATACAAAGGCGACTCGTTAGGAGCCAAGAATACGGAGATGACAAGCTTCAGTTGGTTGGAAATATGATTGACTTG GTGGATACCAGAACTCGGCAAATTGAAGTAGATGTGGAAAACCTTGACACGTGTCGGAACGAAGACTTACCGCCGTTATTGAAACAAGAGGCACAACCAG ccATTTTGGACGAACATCATGCCAAACCTACTGAAAAGACAAAAC GTAACCGGAGACAGCGGAACCACGATAAGCACGAGCGCGACTCAGAGGGAAGGGGAGGGCCAAGTGGAGCCACTGGGTCAGAAAGTGTCAAACCGGTCAAAAAGAAAGCCAAGACTAGTCGGAA GGGCAAATCAAAGAACCAAGGCTCTCCTACACCAGAATTTCCCATTGATCCCAATGAGCCGACTTACTGTTTGTGTAATCAG GTCTCATTTGGTGAGATGATTGGATGTGACAATGACgag TGTCCGATTGAGTGGTTTCATTTTCAATGTGTTGGCCTGACTACAAAACCAAAAGGGAAATG GTACTGCCCAAAGTGTATCCCGCCGGAACGAAAGAGGGAGCGGAGCTGCTTAAGATGA